A window of the bacterium genome harbors these coding sequences:
- a CDS encoding PilZ domain-containing protein has product MDRRRDPRYDRELEFGIKGLGGELLPARSVNISTRGLSCVVSHEIPAMSKLKVAMELPLDSGGKGRLECEGVVVRSERQDDGDYNIAIYFLSVDRECAALISEYLEESSK; this is encoded by the coding sequence GGACAGACGAAGAGATCCCCGTTACGACAGGGAGCTTGAATTCGGGATTAAGGGTCTCGGCGGCGAGCTTTTGCCGGCCAGATCGGTAAATATCTCCACGCGCGGACTAAGCTGCGTCGTTTCGCATGAAATTCCCGCGATGAGCAAGCTGAAGGTGGCGATGGAGCTTCCACTTGACAGCGGCGGGAAGGGACGGCTCGAATGCGAAGGCGTCGTCGTCCGCAGCGAGAGACAGGATGACGGGGATTATAATATCGCCATCTATTTTTTGAGCGTCGACAGGGAGTGCGCCGCGCTCATTTCCGAATATCTCGAAGAAAGCTCAAAGTAA